The following proteins are encoded in a genomic region of Diabrotica virgifera virgifera chromosome 1, PGI_DIABVI_V3a:
- the LOC114325344 gene encoding tRNA selenocysteine 1-associated protein 1 encodes MANNNMVHCQLWMGSLEPFMTETFILNAFRKMGESPLSVKIMRNKFTGEAAGYCFVHFASDEEAIDAMHKLNSKPIPNTTPTVRFRLNNASNSGRSLIDREFSVWVGDLSSDVDDYNLYRVFSSKYNTIKTAKVILDASGFSKGYGFVRFGSEEEMKDSLVSMNGFIGLGTKALKICNAVPKPKGLLPGYSGPSNQNDSNDFSQYYDPTTYWQNYASWQPGYNNYDQSSEHQAARDNSNAHSERKEDDLDLIEHTIPLDVDKMNREKLDADCNLWDALESSKWLPYEMVDVA; translated from the exons atggCTAATAATAATATGGTACATTGCCAATTATGGATGGGGAGT CTGGAACCTTTCATGACAGAAACGTTTATTCTTAATGCTTTCCGGAAAATGGGCGAGAGCCCCCTTAGCGTAAAAATTATGCGTAATAAATTTACTGGAGAAGCAGCAGGATACTGTTTTGTACATTTTGCCTCTGATGAAGAAGCTATTGATGCAATGCACAAACTTAACTCCAAGCCTATTCCAAATACAACTCCCACAGTTCGATTCAGGCTCAACAATGCCAGTAATTCTGGTAGATCCCTTATTGATAGAGAGTTTTCTGTGTGGGTTGGAGATTTAAGTTCAGATGTAGATGATTATAACTTGTATAGAGTATTTTCTTCAAAATACAATACCATCAAGACAGCAAAAG TTATTTTAGATGCCAGTGGTTTTAGTAAAGGATATGGGTTCGTAAGATTTGGAAGTGAAGAGGAAATGAAGGACAGCTTAGTATCTATGAATGGTTTTATAGGCCTTGGAACAAAAGCTCTGAAAATATGTAATGCTGTGCCTAAACCCAAGGGACTATTACCTGGTTATTCAGGACCTTCAAACCAGAATGACAGTAATGACTTCAGTCAGTATTATGATCCAACAACGTATTGGCAAAACTATGCATCTTGGCAGCCA GGATATAATAATTATGACCAATCATCTGAACACCAAGCAGCACGTGACAATTCAAATGCGCATTCTGAAAGAAAGGAGGATGATTTGGACTTGATAG AACATACCATTCCTTTGGATGTCGACAAAATGAATCGAGAGAAACTTGATGCAGATTGTAATTTATGGGATGCCTTGGAGAGTTCCAAATGGTTACCGTACGAAATGGTAGATGTTGCTTGA